TTTATCTGCATTTTGGAATGAGAACAAAGAAATGTTTGCCATAGTAAATGCTGGGCAGTCAATGTTTTTGCATCAACCCCTATGTTGTATTGGGGTTTTTCTAGTTGATCTCCTCTCCTGTATGTGACCACAACGAATACGTGCACTTCCTTTTTGCTCCAATTGACATAGAAAATCGTTCATTCATCTATATCTTGAAACATTATAAATGTTGATATCTCCAGGTGCCTCAGAATTCTGTATTGGCTTGATTCGTGGAGACAGACTTACAATCATGCTGTGTCTAACAAATGCAGTATTCTGATATGCGGTTATATGTTCTGCTTAACTGTAAAAAGACATTCTTTTCATCAGGATGCATTGACATAGCATATTTGTGGCATGGGATCTTTGTAAAGTATCATCGTGTCTTAACTATTGAAAGTTATCGACACTATTAagaatcttcattgtttaatcATGGACCATGATGCTTGGGATTCTCCATTTACTATTTTCTTACAAATAGCATTTGGAATTGAGTTGCAGGTGGAGACATTGAGGATGTTGATGTCACTGCTCCCCAGGGCAAATCTTCTGGAACAGTTTTGCCATTTGTTGGTGTTGCTTGTCTGGGAGCAATTCTGTTTGGTTATCATCTAGGGTATGACTGATTTATCTTAGAAATAGCATGCTTTTTCTATCTGTTAAATTCTGAAATCTTCaattaaagaatttgaatttccttTCACCATTTGTACACTAAAGCGATACAAACTGTAGTTATTATGTTAAAATTAGTTCTGCATTTCTGGGCTAGTTCCGAATACAGTTAAGTCTTTTTGTATGCAACAGGGTCTCATGTAGAACTTATCTATGGGCAAGATGTACTGTAACAGTGTatgctattttttatttgccaCAGGGTGGTGAATGGTGCTCTTGAATACCTTTCCAAGGATCTTGGAATTGCTGAAAATGCTGTTTTACAAGGCAAGTGAAGTAATCTTCTTGATTGACCATGCAAAGAGAATCTTGGacctttatcttttttttttttttttttttttttttttttttttgtgttttgacATGACAAGTATAGAGTGCCAAACTACCAGAACTATACATCACAAAACATTTGTATGTGGAGTATCTTCTTAGTAAtagtgttttaaaaggctattgagGCTTATATCTTGAGGTTCACCTCAGGGAAAAGCACTGCGAATTAGCCTTTATGCTATAGCCTCAGTTAAGGTAATTGAAGCTTAAGCCTCACCCTATTGAGGCTTATAGCTTTGAGGCTATAGCCTTAAGGCTATTGAGGCCTTAGCCTCAAATATCCAAAGGGTTTTCAACCTTTATGggattttgttatatattttatggGAAGCTCAAGCCTCAATACTCAATGAGTTTTAATGGGTTCTATCATCAACTATGCTTTTGTGGGCTTTTGATATAGATTTCATGAGTTTTGTATTGGGTCCCGACTTGGTTAGACCTTTTACAAAATGAGGGCTTAGTTGACTTCCAGTGAACCTTTTAAATGGAAGGGAAAAAGAGACATTGGGAGGAAAGAATAGGGAAATTGTTGATTGTCTTGGTGACTAATGTcatatataatcattatcttATTATAGATAGATAAGAAAAAATACCACTGCAATTGGTggacgaagaagaagaacaagtcACTGTTAACACTGATAGGGAGGATAATATAGCAATTAGATATGATTATATTCCTTGGAGGATCCTACTAGTGATAGTGACAATagtgttaaaaatgatttgataaaACCATGAGAGAGTTAAATTTTAGAAGAGAAAACAATGAACTAAATTAGAAACTATTAGTAATGACAactaattattttatcattataaagttgatgcttttttttattattcaattttcttgTGACTTTATAagtattttctgatttttatattttttattatttatttgtttaagttgAGGCTTACGCCTTGCCTTATTTGGGTAAAACGCCTCAAAACCAcctttagccttttaaaacattggtcaGTGGCCCCTAGAATTCTATTTCTTCATGCAATATGCTGGGTTTTCTGCAGATTGCAGTCAACTAATCAGTTGGCCTTTTATGTTTGCACACCTTTAAATTATACATGTTCTTCCTGAGGTGAAATTTCACAATGTTCAATATATTctatgttttcatttattttattttatttatcaccaATGAATATCTAGCTTTACAAGATTTGACAATGGAGCATTTTGAGCAGGATGGGTTGTTAGCACACTCCTGGCTGGTGCCACTGTTGGTTCATTTACTGGTGGTGCATTGGCTGATAAGTTTGGCAGAACAAGGACTTTTCAACTAGATGCAATCCCTCTTGCTGTTGGAGCATTTCTTTGGTCTGTCGTTTGTTGTAGACCATAAGATCATAATCTTTGTTTgtatcaaataaaagaaaatatttataataaacccAAGTATGTTCACTTTTCAGTGCGACAGCACAGAGTGTGCAGACTATGATAATTGGTAGGTTACTTGCTGGCATTGGAATTGGCATCTCATCTGCACTTGTACCACTTTACATATCTGAGGTAGTAATGTTTCaatttgtcattattattattatgctaTTTTTTGTTCGTTTTTATGAATCCCTTTGAAACTGAAACACATTTTAAATGGTCAGATCTCACCAACTGAAATTCGTGGTGCGCTTGGGTCTGTCAATCAACTTTTTATTTGTATTGGGATTCTTGCAGCATTGGTGGCTGGATTACCTCTAGCCGGAAACCCTCTATGGTATTCTTCTTGTCATATTTCATTTGCTATATCTATATGCAGGAAGAAAGCTTTTGGTAGCTTAGCGAGAGATAAGTCAACTAAATACACTCAAAAGCACCATTTCAGAAATGTTGCTAATTAAAATGCTGCTAGATAGCCCTTGAGGTCTGATTCAAGTGCTAAGGGGTTGGGGTAGGGATATGGGGGGTTTTAGATTAGTGTCCCCTGGTGCACCCTTCAGCTTACCTTTGGGGCAAAGGAGGCTCTTTGTTATTGCCAGAATGTAATTGTTTAAGATTATGAAAAACTATGGATATTGCATAACATGATCCAAGTGCTAATAGTGTGTTTAATGACTTTTTATGTTCTTCTTGGAAAATCAATTCTTTTACTTCTCCATTCTGCTTATTTCAGATAACTTCCAAGTGCAGTGTTCACTGCTTATCCTCTCTTTCATGTAGCTCAtgatgttttctaatttttttaatcaggtGGAGGACAATGTTTGGTGTTGCTGTTGTCCCCTCTATTCTATTGGCTTTGGGAATGGCATTTTCTCCAGAGAGTCCTCGGTGGCTTTTTCAGGTTTCTTTTGCTAGGTTATTCAGTCACATATGGTTTGAATGTTCTACatgggatttttatttttcatttctgcaGTATATTCAATCCATTTTATCTAGGTTATTAGTTCATCAATATAGATTCCGAGCTAAACACATTTCTTTGCAGCAAGGAAAGATTTCTGAAGctgaaaaatcaataaaaacacTCAATGGAAAGGAAAGAGTCGCTGAGGTTATGAATGATCTAAGAGAAGGGCTTCAAGGTTCTTCTGAACAGGAAGCTGGGTGGTTTGATCTATTTAGTGGTCGCTACTGGAAAGGTATAACTGAAAAATGTGTAAGTTTCTTGTTGTTACATGCTGTCCAAGTGATACTCACCAGTCACCAAATCGTTTTATGCTGCTTATATTTATGAGATGTCATCTATGCGGTATCTATATTATCATCATATATTTGATATCTGCATTTGGAACTTATTTCTATGTGGTTCTAGTGCATACTTGAAGGGATTCTGTGCTCATAAGAAAAGATTAATGAGCGACTATAATTCCTTTGCAAGTTGCTGCTATACTTGCAGTCATGCTTGCTGGTGCAATTATGTTGAAAGCAGATTTTTATGACACATGCATCTTGCTGCAGTTGTGAGTGTTGGCGCAGCACTTTTCTTGTTCCAACAGTTGGCCGGCATAAATGCTGTGGTGTACTATTCAACATCTGTGTTCCGCAGTGCTGGAATTGCTTCTGATGTTGCAGCCAGTGCTCTTGTTGGGGCATCAAATGTCTTTGGTAATCCTTTTTATTCTCTCTGAtttcttggaaaattttgatttcatacTTTGTAGAGAATGTTTTACATAGCTGGCTTTTGATCTTCTTACAGGCACAGCCATAGCATCCTCTTTGATGGACAGGCAAGGAAGGAAAAGTCTTCTTATAACAAGCTTTGCTGGAATGGTACTGTTATTTCCTATATAAAACTATTTATTCCTATAAAGTTCTTAAATTGGTACATTCTTAGTATATTCCTTATCGTATCAAGCAGGTAGTCTGAATCTTTAAGAAATTGCCTTCTGCAGTTCCTTCTGGTGCTCGACTGCATTAGAAATGAGTTTTCTATCATGGAGTAGTACCTTTAaccttaatttgtttaataaactAATTATCAGTTAATGGATTCAGGTGGTTGATTAGATTTGGTTTAATTATTTGGACAAGGGCATGTTTTCTGGGCGTTCAACATATCTCCTATAGAGtattatgaatatattttgataatttttcaagtatttatcTTGGCAAAAGTCAGATTTATCTGACTTAGAAACTAGGCCTGCATAACTAGGGCTTAGATGTTATATCCCTCTAAAAAATTGTATGAGACTTTTTGCATGcatttatcaaacaacttttgATAAACTAAAAAACACAAGAATAGGTTTACTCGTATAGTGGAGGAGCTGATCAGATTCTTGTATTTTGTGGGAACGACtccctcatccttctcttgtactttttACCCAGATCTAATATAtctttgtttttgataaaaaaaaaaataaaaaaatgaaaaagaagacaaagaaaaagacaaacacAAGAAAAGATATGCCTTCATTTCTCTTCtgcattttataaattttacctTGTCTAATTTTCACACATTTCTTTTTTGCACTGCAAGGCTGCTTCAATGATGCtgctttccttctctttcactTGGAGTGCCCTGGCACCATACTCTGGCACCCTTGCTGTACTTGGCACTGTTCTGTAAGTTGATACTTTTCCTTATCATATTGATGTGTCTTTTCTCTCTACCAatccatttcttctttttcccaaTCTAACCCAGGATACTTGAACTTGCTATCTTTCCATTTATGCAGCTATGTGTTGTCCTTCTCTCTTGGTGCTGGTCCTGTCCCTGCTCTTCTTCTTCCAGAAATATTTGCCTCTAGAATCAGGGCAAAAGCAGTTGCTTTATCATTAGGCATGCATTGGGTAAGTGAAGAAGAAATGATCCTGTTACTActgatttttttcttatcaaaaatGCACTTTGAAAGATTCAGTATTGCCTGTAGTTTTTGCTTTCTCTCTGTTGTATTCTGGACAATAAAACAGAGATTGGTCTGATAACCCTTTCTGATAACTGATATTGGTCTATTGCAGACAGAAGCATGCATATAGATAAGTAGTCAGATAATCATTATTGGAAACTGATGTCAATTTACTTTTAAGAGGCccatatatagatatatatgtgtgtgagagagagcaTCCCCTAGATAATATTAACTGGGCCATAATATAGATATGTGAGTGTgtgagggagagggagagggagagggagagggagaggaagaggaagaggaagagagagagagagagagagagagagagagagtgcaTACCCTGGATAACATTTTTCTATTCATGTTTCCTGGAAATTCAAGATCTCATTTATGCCTATCATGCTTACCAAACATCAAGTTGATTTAGAGtacgtttgacagtgattctgagaagtatttttaacatttttaacatttgaaaatatttatttttcaagcattaaaaatactagaaacacTTTCCATAATCACTGTCAAatacacttttaatattatagACATTCAATTCTTGAAAGAGTGTATTTGGTAGTTTTATTTGAAGTCATTTTTAGAGTGTATTTGATAATGTTTCTCTTGAAAGAGTTTCCTCTAGAAGTGTTTTTGGAAGAAATATgtattaagagtttgtttggcagtgattttagaaagtgtttatcCAATAAACACTATGAATGTTTTTCAACcccttttaaattattttctaatcttTTACCACACGtccaatttttcttcaaaaacacttttcagGCTAAAAGTACTTTCTAAAAACACTGTCAAATGGAAGTTTCTTCATGGTGCTAATGCAGTAGACTTTCATCTAACGGAACTTCATGATTTTCCCATTGTATCAGATCTCAAACTTTGTGATTGGGCTTTACTTCTTGAGCGTTGTAAACAAGTTCGGGATCAGCACAGTTTACCTGGGATTTTCAGGCGTCTGTCTTCTTGCTGTCTTGTACATAGCTGGTAATGTTGTGGAAACAAAGGGGCGGTCCTTGGAGGAAATAGAGAGAGCTCTTAACCCTGCAACTTAATCAGGACGTGCTTTAGAGTGCTGGTTTTAATAATTACTGCAAGCCACAGATTTTGTGCTATAAAAGATCTCCTTACGGATAGTGTTCCTTTGTTCTTATGAGACTCAAACTTGGGGGCCAACTCGTTCGTTGCTTCCCTCATTTTGCGGGTATATGTTTGGACAGTTTACCTTAGATCTATCCAGACTTATGGTGGCTGTAGGAACCCTAGGACCATGGCTCAGTTGAATCAGGTTGCTGTATCATATATGGATTTTCATGTTTTGTCACTTGGATATCTCAATAACTTGGTTTGCAGTTTTTATCTCTCACAAATCTGCTGCAATGTGTTGATCATAATCTTAAGTTTCAAGCTAATTCCCATCTGCCTAAGGACCTTACATGGTGGTTACACCTGGTAAGGACACCAGGTCACCGGCATAGCAACAGTGAACTGCAAGACAAGGTCAATATCCGAAAGGGGCCAGAGGAGGAATTGCTAGTGTCAACTTCAGCCTGGAGTGTACGTAGTACACCTTTGCTTTCTGTGCCATTCAGGTACTTCGTACACTTGGCCGTAGTGGTGCCTTcccctttgatttttttcatagaaaatgtgagaaaatcaaatataattaaacttatcaacaaaatttgtgtagttttaaattatttgatttttatataaaaaatctttaaaataatatataaaaattatttattaattttaaatttattttttcttctaatttttctttctattttttttgggTCCTGCATCTTCCTTCAAACtttctaaaaaccaaatatagcctaaaaAAGTATATTGCATCATAGTTGGGAAAGTGGcctaagaaatattttttcttggAAGGTCTTAAGAgtaaaatagtataaaaagaATGATACTATGTACCGAAACTGAGCCAAACCTGTTCATGGTGAAAGAATAGGGACTTCGTTTCAAATACGTCCTTAACAAGCATCACAAAAGAATAGCTTAATGGGGATAAACAAATTAAGTTGAAACTGTTTCTTAAGAGGAAAAAAGAGGAGTCCACACAACAGTGaggaatagaaaaatattgtgtattaataacaaaatgattAAGAATCCCAGAGAAAATTGATTGCCACTAAAGCGACAATCTTAAAGAATGTGATGACAATTTTGGCCACTCCTAATCACTGCTTGAAATAGTACAAAGGGCACCTGGGGTTTCATACAAGATCTGAGAAGAGTGATAGTATTCTTCACCAGACCATCATATTGCACTATAAAAAAGTACCATGGGCACCTAGATTTTCCGTACAATATTACATGAGAGGGGTAATATCCTCCTCCATACACGCTCCCTAGCCAAATTGTTCCACTGGCAAATTTTCCTACCATAAAGAATTTCCAGCCAAGGGCTTTCAGACTTCAAAAGCCAAGCAACTTTCACCACTATCTTCTGAGAATACACACCCCGGAAAGCTCATTCCCATCCAGGTGGCAAATCTACATGTTAGCTTTCCTTTCCCACCTTTCCTTCGTGTCGAGCCTATCAACAGAATAGcccagaagaaaagaaataaggttaacataaaaaggaaaaatagaatgcAGCACAACCAACTTTAAAATTTCAGTATACATCCAAAGAGATTTATTTGGTTGTGTGGGTGACGCTGCATAAATTGTCAAAATCCAAAGGTGAAAGAACAATACCCCCAATGTAACTTCTGGCGCTTCTTTGATGCAAGATGTGTGGCTATATCACCT
Above is a genomic segment from Vitis riparia cultivar Riparia Gloire de Montpellier isolate 1030 chromosome 14, EGFV_Vit.rip_1.0, whole genome shotgun sequence containing:
- the LOC117930803 gene encoding plastidic glucose transporter 4; the encoded protein is MQTSTYAAKGSIGLELQNRRVFPRFGEFKKQSSCVKNLRVTNNTTSSGLRIGSVVMGAEFGRPRTRIEAVFRPRSVKARASGGDIEDVDVTAPQGKSSGTVLPFVGVACLGAILFGYHLGVVNGALEYLSKDLGIAENAVLQGWVVSTLLAGATVGSFTGGALADKFGRTRTFQLDAIPLAVGAFLCATAQSVQTMIIGRLLAGIGIGISSALVPLYISEISPTEIRGALGSVNQLFICIGILAALVAGLPLAGNPLWWRTMFGVAVVPSILLALGMAFSPESPRWLFQQGKISEAEKSIKTLNGKERVAEVMNDLREGLQGSSEQEAGWFDLFSGRYWKVVSVGAALFLFQQLAGINAVVYYSTSVFRSAGIASDVAASALVGASNVFGTAIASSLMDRQGRKSLLITSFAGMAASMMLLSFSFTWSALAPYSGTLAVLGTVLYVLSFSLGAGPVPALLLPEIFASRIRAKAVALSLGMHWISNFVIGLYFLSVVNKFGISTVYLGFSGVCLLAVLYIAGNVVETKGRSLEEIERALNPAT